One genomic segment of Helianthus annuus cultivar XRQ/B chromosome 14, HanXRQr2.0-SUNRISE, whole genome shotgun sequence includes these proteins:
- the LOC110908576 gene encoding transcription factor FAMA, with the protein MEKDDNNYSGGFLGVDFNGDYEHEHEHHHDSDHLHQLQQQHQQQFMLKNTYENGNQMVDYLLNNPLQHLPNSGGFGSSNSLDKLSFADVMQFADLGPKLALNQNKASHDQDQDQETRIDPVYFLKFPVLNERVQEDHQSLLAPLGDDEEHQIVIEGGEREEEARVSEGGPDRLQYMSEDVHKTLVGEGKNKRKRPRTVKTSEEVESQRMTHIAVERNRRKQMNEHLRVLRSLMPGSYVQRGDQASIIGGAIEFVRELEQLLQCLESQKRRRLYGETPRVVGDSSALPVMPQANQSPPVAMFYPQPPDDQMKLVEYDDGLKEETAESKSCLADVEVRLLGFDAMIKILCRRRPGQLIKIIAALEDLQFNILHTNITTIEQTVLYSFNVKVASEARFSAEEIANSVQQIISFVHANTST; encoded by the exons ATGGAGAAAGATGATAACAACTACTCG GGAGGCTTTCTTGGGGTtgactttaatggtgattatgaacatgaacatgaacatcaccatgatagtgaccACCTTCATCAGCttcagcagcagcatcagcagcagtTCATGTTGAAAAACACATATGAGAATGGAAACCAAATGGTGGATTACTTGCTCAACAATCCATTACAGCACCTACCAAATTCGGGTGGTTTTGGTAGCTCGAATTCGTTAGACAAGTTGAGCTTTGCAGATGTGATGCAGTTTGCAGATCTTGGACCAAAGTTGGCTTTGAATCAAAACAAAGCATCCCATGATCAAGATCAAGATCAAGAAACCAGGATAGATCCGGTTTACTTCTTAAAGTTCCCGGTTTTGAACGAAAGGGTGCAAGAAGATCATCAATCGCTATTAGCTCCGCTTGGAGATGACGAAGAGCATCAGATTGTGATTGAAGGAGGTGAAAGAGAGGAAGAGGCTAGGGTTTCGGAAGGAGGCCCGGATCGACTTCAATATATGAGTGAAGATGTTCATAAAACCCTAGTTGGGGAAGGGAAGAACAAGAGAAAAAGACCAAGAACTGTAAAGACTAGTGAAGAAGTTGAGAGCCAACGAATGACTCATATCGCCGTtgaaagaaaccgaagaaagCAGATGAACGAACATTTACGGGTTCTACGGTCTCTCATGCCCGGCTCTTATGTTCAACGG GGTGATCAAGCATCAATTATCGGTGGGGCAATCGAGTTCGTGAGGGAGTTAGAGCAACTCCTGCAATGTCTCGAGTCGCAAAAAAGGCGAAGACTATATGGTGAGACTCCAAGGGTGGTTGGAGATTCATCTGCTCTACCAGTCATGCCACAAGCCAACCAAAGCCCGCCGGTAGCAATGTTTTACCCACAACCGCCTGATGATCAGATGAAGCTGGTGGAATACGACGATGGTCTGAAGGAGGAGACTGCGGAGAGCAAGTCGTGTTTGGCTGATGTTGAAGTGAGATTATTAGGGTTTGATGCAATGATCAAGATTTTGTGTAGGAGAAGACCTGGCCAGCTTATTAAAATCATTGCTGCACTTGAAGACTTACAGTTCAATATCCTGCATACCAACATCACCACCATTGAACAAACTGTGCTCTATTCATTCAATGTTAAG GTTGCTAGTGAAGCCAGGTTTTCAGCCGAAGAAATCGCGAATTCTGTACAACAAATCATAAGTTTTGTGCATGCAAATACAAGTACTTGA